The genomic stretch AGAACAAAATATGACTTAAAGATTTTTTATGTATCGAACAAAAATGCGCTAAATATTAAATGTGATTATGGATTGTAGCGATCTAAAGACTAATAAAGCACTAAATCCGAACCTAACTCAGCGGATCGAGAGCGGAAAGGCGAACTACTGTAGTTCCAGTGCTCCTTCGTATTACAGCTGAACCAGAGAGTTGCGTATGAGCGTTTCAACCTGACGCCCTATCTCCCTGCGCCCTGCTTGGCTGTGTCCTCTTTACCTTCGTTCTAAGCTAAATAACGCCTGTCGATATGTAAGCTAACAAGAACGGCAGGGGATTTACACTATTATGTTAGGGAAATTGAAGTGAAAGGACCAATTTGAGGAGTTTTGAACGCTCCTGCTGTGTCTTCAGTACAACTACAAATCGGGAACGGAGTATAGATGGGGTATAAAAAGGCGCTTTCTTTTTGCGGTAAAACTCAACTAATAAGGAAAACGAAACCGAGTGGAAATACACCAGAAGCCAGTTCAGAGGGTATAAAGATTGTAGTAGAAACATTCATCTTCATGTTCATGCTAATCCTCTAGTTTCTTTTTCGTCCTTCGTCATGAGTTCATTTGTGTGGGAGGAACACGTGACGCCGCGTATACCGTTGTGGAGGTGGAACACGTGACAAGGCCCTTTTAATCTGCGTGGGAGGTCAATATTTCTTCCGGCAAATGGAAGCATCACACATGAAATTGTTTGTTAAACTTTGGCCGTGATTTCTGAGAAAAATATTGATAGCCTCCTCCTATTGCCTTTTAAGGAAAAGGAGGGGTTTTCGGACGGTGTTTTCCCTTTTGCTGAGATCAAATTAGCaataaaaaattgcaatttgGACCAACATTGTGACGCTCATTCCAAAGAACTTAACTCGAGCTAACTGTTTGCAGTTGATTGGGAGCTGTTTCCCTTTGCACAACAAGGGTAAGTGAAACGCGCGCTAGACAGTCTGAAATAACGTCCTGGTTTTGGTGCCGGCTCCGTTTGCGCATCCGGTTTATCAGCTTTAGCTGCTTGAAAGTGTcactttgttttctgtttgatTCCGGGTTTTTGCTGCTGATACGTTAcctcagaggcacccaacgactgttttctgtaaaatatctttcaggagaagcaaatattgcctagtcGTACAATTTTCTATAGaagacggctaaaaatttctggatgacggCGCCATGTTCCATTCATGAACAATTTGCGAAGCTTATGCAATAAatttcctacgattttctgaacttcagaattttcacatttcacttcctaagttaggctatttttaataaaaaaaaaagggaaacctaaaatttaagtttcggattcaaaaatgggATGgcgagaggaatcagaaaatgtctcactttcatAATATGTCaaattgcattttaaatttttgaaaattaaactcaagcctttgtaatttcgaaaaggctCAAGTTGCCCTgggatgaccaaacagatacaaagttttatagcgccgcttggGACGAtctctagagatctaaaagtactctgaatagcccaaaaagtgttttcaatgtatttaggaggaaactaTCGTTGGGTGCCGCTGTACCATTAACGCTAAGGTTAAATTTTATGAAATTTTCGCCCCCATCTTTTATTGATCTTATTTAATGGTCACTTAATAAGCGACTCAGCGACATGATCTGGCCTCATAGCAAGTAGAAGCACTCGCAACTAATCGAGTATTGAGAGTTTTTTACCAAGAATATCATGACCATGAGATCCCCAACAGATCTAGTTTGTGTGCGAAAATCACAGCACTTTTTAGACTCTGCCCCGTTGCTACAGTGTGTATAACAGAAAAGAGTGTAGTGCGGAAAGTTAGCTGAAACTTTAATGGTGCAACGTTGATGAAAGTCCAAACAGCAACTAATTTAACCAtcagtttttcaattttacaaTTGCTCATGAGGCACGATTCCGAGAAACATTCGTTGTTGGAAGAACTCAATAATTCTAGTGTCACAATATAGAGCCGGGTCACAACATCAATTTCCGTTCTTTATTGTTGACATATATCCCGTCGGTCAGGCGATGGACTTACTGAACGATGAACGCGTTTTGGACCAGTTTTCGAGTCATTTTTGGGATCGACTTTACATTTTATTAGTTATACAGTCACCTAAAGTACtaactaaaggaaaaaagatGTCATCTTAGAGATCAAGGCAGAAATACGATATGGTGGGGTAAACAGTGTAACATATATCTGATTTGGCTAAGGAGTCACTCCGACCTTTTATTTAAATTTCCGCTAGTATATTCTGGTTTCACATGAAGTCTTTTTTCGGAAAATGAAAATTCCAAGTAAATGATTCAGCAGTGGCCTCACATCCCCTGCATGTATTTCAGTAGACGATCTTGTGAATTTTCATGATTCTGGTAGTTTCAGCAATTTCTGTAGTTTTCGTAGTTCCATCGAATACATTTAATTGTATTTCTCTATCGACTTACGATTCACCATTCTTAAAATCTGGTATCTTTTTGCAAACTCTTACCTTGAAAATTGCGTTAGGGAGGTTCATAATTTATGTAGAGAGTGGGCCGGAGGagagggtgggggggaggggggtggggaagcgcggtagtttctttttttttgcctgtgcaatttttgactaaaacaCGGCATTTTACTCTTAAAATTTGTCTATAGTGATTAATGGAAATTGTTTCATAACCAAAATAGTAATAACTTTTGTTTATTGAGATCAATTAACTCAATTAACTTAAATTTATCAAATTGATAAGCACCGTCTAGCTTCAGCTCCAAAAGAATTATAAACTTCCgctaataaaaaatttaaaaaaattttaaaaaatgacgatGGGATGATGGGAAGCGCAAAAGGCGCGGTACTTTCTTCCCCTCGCCCCCTGCATGCTCCCCGACGTGTATTTGCTATTCATACGGGATTAAGTCTCTTCTTGAAATCTATATGAAATTTCtaagtctcttgaaatttctggtCAACAAATGTCCATGAAAGAGTAAGTCCCTTCAACCACtgttcaatttttaaggaaaactgaaaattcagtggcaaattttaaaggaaaaaaattcagtgTGGCTAGATTGAGAATCGATCTCTGGGCGTAGAATCTATAGTATTTGCGGCTGAAATGTGTTTGATTTTAATACATATCGCAACAATCGTTATCCTAAAttcgagtcagtgcttaaccctaatcactgttTCTGTTGCTTAAGCCTAATTAGTATTGCCAGTGCTTAATCCTAATAAATTAAGACAGAATCCCGTATGAATAGCAAAAAAAAGTCGATGTACGGGTCCCGTACTAATAGCCAAGGAAAAGCTTGGCGCAGGGGCATGGTTTATTTATTGTTCCAAGTGCAGTAGTGGCCGGGCTTGCTCAGAGAATACAATGTGCTTTAATGTCTATCCATCAACCATACACAATTTTACGCTAACATTTTTTCTACACTTACCTTTTTACAATTTAGCAATATGAGCAATGACAATTCTTCGCCAGGAGGTGAGGGAATCGGGGATGACATTGGATACAGTGTGGAAATAGATACCAAGTATGATCCAGATAAAGAATTCAGGAAACCCGGGTACCGCCGCGGGCCAGAGGTTGAAGTTGACGATATGCATGCAGAATTAAGGCTTGCTCGTAATAGAGCAGTTAGTAAAAAGAATAAAGTCTCCCTTGAAGCAGATTTGCCTTCTGGAAATGTGGGTTTAAAGGCTGACCAGGATGAAGCCTATATTGGTATTAAAGGAAGTGTCGGGCAAGCTGAATTCCATGCTGGATCGCTTGGAGCGGGGGTACAGGGTCTGAGCGGTGGAGCTGAGGGTCGTATTGGAGAAAGGGGAATTCAAGCTGAAGTTGGGTACAATATTGGATCAGGAATGCTTCAAGCAGGCCCAGTCAAGGTTGGCGCTGACATTGGGGTACGAGGCGCCCTACGAGCTGGCTACGGCGGCGTTGGAGCCATTGTCCCGGGTTTTGGAGGCGCCATTGTCTCCGAAGATGGTTTAGAGCTTGACCTCGGTCcattcagttttaaaataggCTGGTAAAACATTCCACCTTAATTTACTCTAAAATGGAAATGGTTTTAGCACAATAACTCGGCTTCCTAACTGTTTATTAAATTAAACTAATACATCGCACTGAAAAAGAGTACTTGTCATTGTAATCAGGCGTATAAGGAATTTAAACTTTGGCTTGTTAACCCTCGTAATTTGGTGTCTAATTAAAAGTAATTTATAGctaattaaagtgaaaaaaatatatagaggtTTTAGAGTGACTTATTGATTTTGACAATTTTTGTGTATAAATAAGAGTTTTAACACTATTTTCCAACTTTTCACTCTCAGAAGTGGCGAAAGCCAAAATTCAAAGAATTtctatatttcattttaattttttttattagaaaaaaaaacaacaacaacaacaaccacaacaacaaatAGCGCCATTTAAAATGCTACCAAAGAGACTTCATTTATATGTTCACCATAGGTTTTCATCCACAAACTTTAAGTTATATCCACTCTACAAGAGTGAAAGGGTTCGCTATATATAGGTCAAAGGTATTCTTGATAGAAGCTGGTCCATTGTCCAACTTCTCCCTTCTCAGCAACTCATCATTTAGCTGCGCAAAAAAATAGGTTACTTTTACACTAGACATTGTAAAATTTGATGGTCCTGTCAAACATTGTCTTTCAGCTTTTTTCACCAGCTTGTTTGAAAAATTCACCACTGGAAAGAATGTTGGGATTAATCTgggtttattatatttttttgggtattcatTCACACATTATTTGTAATATTTCTACATTGACTTCCACCTGCTTACAGAAAAACCAAATCGTGCAAGTTTGACCCCGTCCCCTCTCCTCATCCTCCTTTGCGTTATGCGACCTTGTGTGTGCAAAGTCCCCTTTTCACCACAAAATTTCTATTTCTCTCTTGCCAGGTAAATCAAACTCCCAAGCCAAGTTCTAGCGCGCTTATAACCATGTACATGGCTCCGGCGCCACATCATTTGAGGGGGGAGGTACAGGACGGTaaatctccctcctccctactttttcagccgatttctccctcctccctactttTTGGGGCAATTTCTGCCTCCTCCCTAAACTTGGTTTAAAAATTAACGGTGGGCAACACATAACTCCTGCACTTGGTGGTAAAGGGAGTATAATGACTTTCAGAGCTTGTACCACACGAAGAAGGCCTAACCACCATATGTATGCATACGAAGATTTTATGGAGGGAAAGCTCATACACCCACCCCggggggagtactcccttatataagccatataggtatgtgccgcctcaAAGGGTAGGCTTTTTGCGCCGTTTCAGTCTtaaacgggtatagattttgcccattttggtctgcaATCAGTGCCAGATCCAGTCCTTGAGATAGAGGGGGAACCCGGTCagccagacccttagataagggaagggggggggggggggtctgtctccaaaaaaaaatcagggggGGGCgggccctcccctggatcctcCACTGggaattgggtatggttttcgaggaaactacgggagtgtatgaacgtatggACCATAAAGCTATGCTAAAGCTACCCGCGGATTGATAGTTGAGTCAAACTCCTTGGCTGTCTTTAACTCAAATTACTCCCCTACCTAGCTACGAATTACCAGACGTTTTTTACTTACATACTGTTTGCCCTATATTATGATTCGCTTATTTTTGTATATGTATTATCAGATtgtatttgttaattttttatccgagcattgtatatattttatgaTCGTTTCTTTTAATAGTTGGTGCGATGTCTGTAACAGATTTTACCAACTTAATAAATGTAAATGTAGATGTAGTTGTCGTTTCAACTCCAAATGAATCAGGAAGAAAGAGTAAtaagcgaattcgaaatggcttTTAAGAAATCTCGTTTCAGCTCCAGTCTAAATTCTataccaggtctgaaaatgggcaTGGATTTAAGAGACGGGTCTGAAACGGGTGtgggaaataacatttttttagtgTGAATCAGGGTCAGGATTTTAAGAACCTGGCGGCTCACGCCCACCAAAAATTCCCGGGAATACCCCCACACCCCCCGGGGTACCTTGGAACAGCCATGGGAACAAAAATGGCCGTTGCTTTTGCTAACATCTGAATGGCCAGAATAGAAGACCAGCCTGTATTGAGACAGAGTTCTATTAAACCGCACCCTGGTCACCAGAGGATTTTTCTCGGGTGCGGCGGGATGCTTCGGTGTCGCTGCAGGCCAACAGATCTTTGGCCGAAGGCAGAAGGACCAGAAGTCACTAGAGGCGAAGACGCGAGAAAAAACGCTTTTTACGCGAGTCACTTTAAACGGCTTTAccaaaccggaaaccgcgcataaaAGTCTCTGGGCACCCAGGCTAATTGAACCGCTGTTTTGGAAAAGATATATTGACGATGTGTTTTCCCTATGGAACCTAGACAaaataaagagctaaaactgtGGAAAAGGCAAATACTATCAAATTCACGGCTAAGATGTAAGAAACAGAGATCACTTTCCTGGACACAAAAGTGTACAAAGGGATTAGATTCAAGAAGGAACCAATCCTAGACGTGCAATCACATAAACCCACCAGGGGCCCATGAGCCAACGTACAGAAGCCTTTCACGTACTCGTGGCAACCACCAGGTGTCAAGAAATGCTTCATTAAAGGAGAAGCGCTCATGCGTCTAAGGTCTGTTCCTCTCATGCTCAAACCAATTTTGAGGAAACTATCAAAGATTTCGAAAATCGCCAGGTAAAACGAGGCTACCCGGTCCCCATTGCGAGAAAGTACCAGTTGTGAAcataaatttaagtatatacaaagtcatcttttctaaaattacaagTGGATGCAGACGTTATCTTGAAGCTGAATTCATTAAAATTAGCTTGAGATTTAAGCTTTAGCCTGAGATCACGATAAGGAATGTTTTTTGTCAGGGCACTACAGTTGTTGGTCACTGCATTCCACAGGACTGAGCCTCTAAACGCGACAGAGTCTTTCATGTAACGCGCGTTGAAGCGTGGAACAATTAAAGAAGCGCAAGTCCGGGTTGAATAGTTTGTGACCCGTTTCTTAGAAATCAGGTCGATTAATGTGACAGGTAACCTATCGTGGAAAGCTTTATGAAGACAGATAAAAATGGctaatttataataaatagGCAGAGTCGGCCATTGGGCCCGTTGTAGGACATCAGCAGATGCCATGTCTTTCGGCAAATGAAAGATAAGTCTCGCAGCCCTGCAGTGAAGTCTTTCCAGGGACTGAAATAAGTCGGAATTGCAGCAAGATCCCCATAGTATAAGACCATAGGTCACTGAAGGCAAGATGACCTTAAAATAGAGATCCTGACGAACGTTTCTAGGGAGAAATCTCGACTTCTTAGGTAATCCTAGTTTTTTAGCAAATGATTTTTTGAGTTCCAGCATATGCTGAGTCCAGGTCAGTTTCTCATCGACGGTCATTCCCAGTAATCGTGATTTCGATACCCATTCAATCGTAGAGTTTCCGATAAAGATCGAGGGAATGTTAACCGGGGGACTTCTTCTAGAGATTAGCATGGCCTCACTTTTACTTGGGTGGGGTGTTAATCTGTTGATGAGGCACCACTCGTTTAATTCACGAAGTGCAGAATTTAACTTGGCAATACTTTTTTTTGCCGTGTCACTTATGCAGTAAACCGTTGTGTCGTCGGCAAACATATAGACGGATCCGGAAGATACTGAGGACGGAAGATCGTTCGTGAAAAGAGTGAAAAGTGTCGGCCCCAAGACAGACCCTTGAGGAATTCCAAAAGAGATCGGTATCATCTCTGAAGTTGATCCATTAACAGCTGTGTATTGCTGTCTTTCCTTTAAGTAACTTTTAAGCCAGTCCAGAAGTAGCCCTGATATGCCAAAGTCCCTTTCCAACTTCGTTTCGAGAATGGCGTGCGACACACTATCgaatgcctttttaaaatctatgAAGGCAACTGCTACCACTACGCCTGCGTCCACAGCTTCTCTCCATGTTTCAGTAAGTTGTATTAGTAACAGTTCTGTTGAAAATCCTGCGCGGTATGCCCATTGTTTGTCCGTGACTAGATTATTAGCTTTGTATACATGACGAACAATTGTGTCGTTGACTACTGATTCAAGGATCTTGCTTGGTACGCTTAGCAATGATATCGGTCTATAATTGCAGCAGTCGGTTTCATCGTCCTTTTTATATACTGGAATAAGCCTCGCAGTTTTCCAGCTAGTGAACACCCTACCGGTGGTAATGGAAAGTCGGAATAGGCTGAGGAGTGACGGGACAATCGCATCGCCTGCTAGCTTTAAAAACTTTGGAGGTATGTTATCAGGACCCgtggattttcttgtttttagcgCCTTTATTTTGTCCGCTACTAAAGACTTTGAAACATAGGCATCTGTGAGTCGAGGAGTATCCGTCTCGCCCTTGTCTGCGCAAGTTACCCCGTGTCCACAACTTGTAGGCGGGGGTAAAGTGTTGGATAGCTTTAGGCAAATCGTAGCAAAATAAGAGTTCATCAGGTTTGCTTTTGCCGAGTCCGTAAATTCCAGGGTGCTGTCATCCTTTTTAAGAGGCCCGATGTTTTTGCGGACCTTGGGGTTGGTAGCCCTTTTAAGAAGATTCCAGTATGCACTCGAGGACTTGACTTCATTAAAAATGGTGGAAAAATAAGATGATTTAGCTTTTCTTAGATCAGACGTAACTTCGTTCCTGACTCGTTTGTAATTAGACCACTGCTCTGGACATTTACTAGAAATTGCCGCTTTAAACAGTTTATACCGTCGGTTTTATTTTGTGACGAATTTCGCAAGTTATCCATGGGGAGGAAAAGCTTCTTGCCTTTATCTCCCTCCACGGAGCATGTTCATTGGAAATATCGTCTAATAGTCGTTCCCAAACCCATAGCTGGTCGTCAGGCTCTTCGAAGATGGATGCGACGTGAATGGAGTACGTTCAAGATCATGTTTAAATTTCTCTACGTCCATTCTTTTgtaatttcttgttttgatgATTTTTGGCGATGGTCTTTTGTTCTGGAGCCGAATGGTTGCATAAATTAAATCATGATCTGATAGCCCCAGTGGGAATACTCCAGAAGAGCTGATGAGCTCCCTTTTTGTTGTTACAAAGAGATCGAGCAATGTGCGTGATGAAATTGTTGATCTTGTGGCCTCCTGAATCATATTATGCATATTAAACGACTCAAAGATAGAACGCAGTTTGATCGTGTTTCGGTGCAGGATGTTATCTGGATcgccttgaaaagaaaagtcACAGTTAAAGTCGCCGagtagaaaaatattttcagatctCAGCCAGGCTTTTTCAAGTGGCGTGTTGATGCGTTCGAAGAAAAGGTTGTCGTCAGGTGGTCTGTAAATGACAGAAAATAGGGCCAGGGTGCTAGAAGTTTTGACTTGTAGCCAAATCGCTTCAAGACCCTCAATAAACAAATCTTTGCGATGAATAGCATGTAAATGTTCTGCAAAATACAAAGCACAACCTCCTCCTTTGCATCCTTTGCGGTCGAGTCGTAATAGCTTCATCCCGTCAATGTTCAAGGCAGTGTCTAACACAGTTTCGTCTAGGTGAGTTTCAGTTATTGCCAGCACCTCAAATTTGCATAATAACTGCAAGCATCTTAACTCGTCGATCTTGTTTCTTAAGCTGCAGATGTTCAAATGTGCTACTTTTACATCTTTAGCTGAGCATTTAGACAGTTGATGGACTAGGTCAGTGAAAGGACTTTCGCATTCGTCATCTTTGGGAAGTACGTCAGAAAGCGGCGGTGTATTAGTCCCGATCACTGAAGAAAACGACTCGTCTGACAATGAACTGAAAGGTAAAGCTGTAAGCAGGTCAGATTCGTCGAATCCACAGGCCGACAGGGGTTGGTTTAATAAACAGCTATTGCAAATCCATGTCTTCGGGTCTCTTAATTGAATAGATTTGTATTCCCTGGCTGTCACTTGACCACATTTCATGTGGTAATTTAGGCCGCACAAGTTGCAGTGTAATGCTCGGTGGTTGCGAGCGATTGTTCTTGAGCACATTTGACAGCTAGGTTTTGTCGTAGGAGGACCGGGATTCGGGCATACATCTCCACTAGTTGTTAGGCGAGTTAACCGGAACGTGGACACAGCATTAGGATAAAGACTAACTCTTGCGTTTGAGTAGCCATTGACTGTGAGTTTGTCGAGTCCAAGATGGCGTCTGTTGTTTGTTAAAGTCGCACAGCCTAAGCTTGGTGAAAACTCATCCCGCCGAGCTGCTTGTGTTATAGCGTCAAGCGCTGAATGGCGAAAATCCTTAACGTCATTTTGAGGATGAAACCAACCCACTTTGATAAGACCTATGACGAGAAGGAGACAGTATAGTCTGGAGACCGGTTTGCGTGGCCGTACAACATGAACATGGacgcataactgtcgagaattctcccaaggcctcgagtgtttatatcaggctatgcaaacataTGAACAAAGTTTCTgcttttgcttttataaaataactttcccgagaaaaaaacgcagaactctttgtatggcactgattaagaGAGAAATTCTTAACAggcgcaaaatcttgtccacgaagtcttgcacgcgtaattagttcttgttttgcaaaaagatgctttgcaaaatacggatttttctcgcttataatatcagcttaagcgaagaaaaattgacacaccttctttgtaacgattttccaagtttcagccgacgaaggaatgggtaaataaagtaaacttgtcgagttttgaactcgcatgattagcgcgcgaaaagccaaacaacttgacgccacaaccatctttacatactctcatgcaaacattcctctcggccaatcagagcgcgcgtactatcttagttattttataaagagaggtgtccgtattacagAGGCGTCcataaggagaggttagactgtgtttttagatgaaaaataaattgcGGTAAATGATGAATATAGTGTAATCCAAATGATGCATTATTCGCAAGCAGAGAAGTTcagatttaaagaaaataattttcctgGGGCCGGTTTTCTTCCTGAAAAGGGCGACTAGAGTCACCATGAAAATTAAAAGTGAGAGAACCATATCGCCTCACTTTCTGCAGCCTGGGACCAGGCCCGCATCgtgggaaaaaggagaaaaaaatcggtGTGGGCGTAAAAAAAATCGGCGTGCGAAGCGAGCCGAGACGGTAgtctggggaggggaaagaataccgctcggctcgcttcgctcaccgatattttttctatttgaTACAgccgttttttgccttttccccccactgcagagcctggtcccaggctacacTTTCTGGTTCATCTTCATTACAGGCGttattcaataattgttttaatagtCACGCGTGGATTTTATGACTGAAGCAGagttttcttttcctcctcTAGACTACTGGTGTCTCCTCCTTCAGGATTAACTAAGTAAGATGCATATAAGCTTACCGGATAGGCAGGGGATTTCCTTTCGAGAGGGTCATTGAATGGAGGCCAGATTTTCCCAACGATTCTGGGGGCTGCAAGTTAATCTCATTTCCCGGGCATTTTCACTTAACAAGTTTGTACAGTCTGGAGGAGACAAGCTAGTACCATAAATAAATGTTAAGAGAAAGACTAACGAAACAGTTTAAGTGACCACAACTACTAACCGAAAAAGGTGTTTAAAAGAATAATTCTTGTTTCTCCTGTGCCGAGCCGGCAGTTTTTTTGTGAATAGAGGTGTAAAACAAAACGTCAACTAAACGGAAATAAATAAGGAAAGCGAAACTGAGGGAGACACATCAGGCAGCAGATTCAAGGGATTGTGGAGTGAACCTGATCTGCATGTCTCGCTTTTGATAAACGCAACGTTTACGTTACCGATCAGTTGAATAAGGGTTTTATCGAAGAACAGGAATTTCGTGTAATAACAAAGGGGTAAATTGGCAGTAGATTGCACGTTTGCGTTCCGAGCGAAACTGAACCTATCGCTTAGGTAGTTCATAGTTTTTTGCATCACCATTGCAAAAGAGAaactaaaattgaaaacaaacagGGAAAAAcgtatttaaaacaaaaaacagaataGGGCTATTGTAGGTCAAGGTCTTTCCCATATTACATTCGTTAAATAGAAACATGAATCATCATGGATTCAAGTTCATTGAACGAGTTATATCATTCCAAATTGGACTAAGTCGAGCAAGCTGCTTGCAGTTGACTCAGTTGGACAACACTGACAGTTTCCCATTGGACAACTTAGGTGAGAAGACTAGACTATCGTGGTTTCCTGGTTCCCTGTTAAGACCTGTAGAAGGTCTGTTTGCTAGAAAACTGCCTAAAGTCTTACGTTGTTCCTTGTTTAATGAAGGGAGTACTCGACCAATATTGTTTAGGACGACGCCCTCAACTTTATAACCCCGTGTaggaaaaaggacaaaatgaacgccgtctttttttaaagccatttattggcaattgcaatagagcaaattcacgttatagtcattgcttttgtatacCTGTGGTACAAACAAAATTCGTCTagaaaatcaaatcaatcgcACAGGCAATTGACAGACTCacacgaaattatataccctgtttaggacagagaagCCATTTTGACAATACATaagctaaaataaaaaggcgaaaaaacacaaacttatAAGACCAAGAACAAAATATCACCTAAAGATAATTATGTATCGCACAAAAATGCGCTAAATATTAAATGTGATTGTGGATTGCAGCGGTCTAAAGACATAAAGGAATAAATTCGAACTTAACTCAGCGGATCGAGAGCGGAAAGGCgaactacaatcggcgacaaaattgttgagacattgtactcaaatagggtaacttcagagaacacaAGAATctgcacccctcccctgtcccctccattcaa from Porites lutea chromosome 1, jaPorLute2.1, whole genome shotgun sequence encodes the following:
- the LOC140939162 gene encoding uncharacterized protein, producing MSNDNSSPGGEGIGDDIGYSVEIDTKYDPDKEFRKPGYRRGPEVEVDDMHAELRLARNRAVSKKNKVSLEADLPSGNVGLKADQDEAYIGIKGSVGQAEFHAGSLGAGVQGLSGGAEGRIGERGIQAEVGYNIGSGMLQAGPVKVGADIGVRGALRAGYGGVGAIVPGFGGAIVSEDGLELDLGPFSFKIGW